The following proteins are encoded in a genomic region of Herminiimonas arsenicoxydans:
- the thiS1 gene encoding Thiamine biosynthesis protein ThiS (Evidence 2b : Function of strongly homologous gene; Product type c : carrier) produces MEIELNGAAHQLPANQNVEELIAGLSLAGKAVAVAINREIVPRSAWAQRQLQAADRVDVVRAIGGG; encoded by the coding sequence ATGGAAATCGAACTAAACGGAGCTGCGCACCAGTTGCCAGCGAACCAGAACGTGGAAGAGTTGATTGCCGGCTTGTCGCTGGCAGGCAAGGCAGTGGCGGTGGCGATCAATCGTGAAATCGTGCCGCGCAGCGCCTGGGCGCAACGACAGTTGCAGGCAGCCGATCGCGTCGATGTCGTACGCGCCATCGGTGGCGGTTGA